The nucleotide sequence GTAATATCAGATGTCATTGTCGGAACTGAATTAACATCTGAATGTTTTTGTAATTTGTTTGTATAAACAGGACGGGCCGTTGTGATAACAGGCTGAAATTTATTATTTTCCTGCTTTTGCATTGCCAAATACATCATTGAATTATTAAGCAGATTCTCAAGCATATAACTTTCGGTTATCGCTACTAATTCATTAACTTTTCCGCTTGCGGACATTCCCTTTGCGTTATTCAGTAGAAGTGGATTATCCGCACTCAAATCAAGTTTGGCAACCATAGGCATATATTCGTTTGTTGCGGTGTAATATTCTAATGCACCGATTGAAAGATAGCTTCCTGCACCTGAAATTGCTGTAACAGAAAGCCTGTAAAATTTAAAATTAGCAGAATAATTTAAAGCAAAAATCCTTTTTTCACCTTGTCCCCAAGCACCAATGCCTGTGTAATCCCCAAGTAGTTGCCAATTTACATCATCATTACTGCCTTCAAGTATAAAATTGTATGGAGAGTATAAATTAGCATCAGCGGAATTTCTTGCGGAAATAGAAAAAGCAATGATTTTGGGAGTAGAGGTTTTAAACTCAATTTTTGTCCAACCGGTGGCGATTCCATTTGTTGTAATCCAACCGTAAACATCAGAGTTATAGCCCCTGTAGCATTTCCAAGGCAGGTAGCTTGCATCATAATAAGAAGAAGCTGTAATAACGCACTGTTCATGAACAGCACTTGTCATAGCAGGAACAATATTTGTTGATAGTTCAATTTTTCTCAAAAAATCTGCTCGACCTGATGAATTTTTTGGACAGTTTAAAATCGTTTGAGGTTTAAAGGAATTGGTTCTGACTTCTTTAGCCCCAAAGTATCCGATTTCTTTAACCTTGTTTTCTTCAAAAACATATAAAGAAACATCGCCTTTTAAAACCAAGCGGTCTGCATTATTTTGCAAGGCTAAAGTTTCAGAATTTCTGATGGTCCTGGACTCCAAAAATTCAACAATAGCAATTCCTGATGTCCAACCGGCAATTTGTGTTATCGTTTCAGCGCCTAAAACTTTAAAATAATTTGTTTCACTTGTTAGTGTCAGAATGCCGTTAACACTTGATATTTCACTAAAACTGTTCAGTTTTAAAGCGCCACCCAAAGTTCCACCGCCTGCATCCATTTTTGTTTGGATTTCAGATTGGAGGTTTGTAATTTTGTTTTCCTGATCGTTATTGGAAAGCCTTAGCGTTTCAAAGTTTTCATTAACTTCAGCCGCTTTTGCTTTTTCGCCTGCTTTAAATTCTGTTAATTTGTTTATTAAAGTCATATTATCTCCTTATGCATTTTCTTCTGGTCTGTTTTTTCGCCAAATAGCAAGCCAATTAACAGTAGGTGTATATCGCTGTTCTGAGTTGTAGCAGGTGATTGTAATTTTTGTTGCATCTGTTCCCCAGTAGCAATACAAGGAATCGTTCCCATCAACATCTCCTGAAAAATATATGGTTCTGATTGAGGGGATAAAAGCTAACAAATCCGTCATTTTATAGCCGTCAGGAGGGTAAACATAACTTGTAGTACCTTCATTCAGACCTGATTCGATATGCATATTGTGGAATCCGTGAATAGCCTCGCTCGTTACAATGTCGGATATATTATGCGTATGGCCCTTGCTTGCATAAGGTTTTAAATTTTCCTCTGGCACAATCCCTTTTTCATCAAGTACAAGAACATTATTAGATTCATTGCCGGCGTGATGTCCATCAACCAAGTCAGCGTTCAAATCCTCACATTTTGTTTTGTTGGAAACTGCGACTTGCTCTTTTTCATTTCCTGCATGATAACCGTCAACTTTATCGGCATCGATTAATCTGTGATGAGCGTTAACATCTTTGTTGTGGCTATTTTCAAGATAATCAAGAGAAACAACCGCAACGCTTGAATCAATTACAAGATTTGTATTTTCCAAGTTTTCAATTTCAACTATAATTTTTATGTAAAAATCTCTGGTCGAACCTTCATCTTCAATAGGTTTGTAACTTTCAGGAATGCTTGCAATCGCAAAGAGATTTCTGTCATTATCAAAAATCCCGACTTCTCTGATATAGTAACCGCCTGAATTTGAAGGTATTGCACATTCAATAACCAATCTGTTTGAATAATTTGTATCAGCATAGATTCTTGAAATATTATTCCTGTAAGTTTCATTCACAAGCTGTGTTTGGTTTTCGTTTGGCTCGTAATATCCGTCACCGCCATCGCCTACAGCGAAAGTGCCTAACACAAGGGGAATAGAATTCACCTGTGCATCAATTATTTTATTTACGCCGATTTTTGTTAATAATGTATAAAATTCCATAATTTCTCCTATCCGAACGCCCAAACAGATTCATCAAATTTGGAAGTGTCAAAAAACATCGTTGGTAAATTGAGATTGGTTTTAGAATTTTTGCCCCAATTTCTTTCATCCCAACTGTATGAATCCCAAAATAAATCAAATGGTTTCGGCATTATGGCAACTGTTTCGCCTGTGATTGCTGCAAATTTACCTTTGCAGGCTTTGACTTTTGAGGACATAGAAATGCTTACGCTTGAAAGATGCGAACGTACATTTTTGTACTCATTTATTAAATCTTCCAACTTTGCGATAAGGTCATAGTCCAAGCCTTTTGAAACGAAATTTAAGTCAACAGAGAATGTAAAAGGGTCGCCGCCTGTTTCAAACCATTCCTGAATTTTTCCCTCGATTCCAAACATATCGAATATTCTCGTAAGTGCGTATTTTGTCCCTTTATGCCTGTGGACTTCGATTGCACGTTTTATCAAATCTCGTTTTTCATCATCATTCCTTGCTTGCAGCCAACCTTCATTACCTGTAACGTGATATTGTTCAGCCAAGTGAGGCAACGCATCTGATGGTACATTGTCGATGATAGTCACTAAAAGGCAAGTTAAATCTATATTTGAGAATCTTTCATCAGCAATTAAATCGATTATTTTTAAATTTAAATCGTTAATCGGGGTTAAATTACTCATTGGCAAACCCTCCAATTGTGATATTAAAATTTATCAAGTCGGCCCATTGATAATCGAGAATTTCAATATCAACGGGGGTTGTTAAATCCACTTTAAACACGCCATAAACACTGTTTAAAATTGAAATAATTTGAGTGCGGATTACATCTTTTCCAAGTTTTTCAGCCAGTGCCGCTTTGTATTCGGTAATTTTTGCTTTAATAGTTGTTATAACGCTTGTTTCATCTGCATAAGCGAATAAAAATATATTTGCATTAAGCTCAAATTCGATTTTCTCAGGAGATTTAACAATAACGTTATCCGTAAGCGGACGGATTTTATCATCGCTCAAATAATTTTGAACGATAGTCAAAATCTCAGCTGACGGATTCCCCGTTTTTGAAAGAGGATAAACTTCAACCACCCCGGGGCTTGGAGATAAAACCGAAACATCTGTTATACTTTGATGTGCTGATAAAGTGTGGAATCTGTATGCACCTTTACTGCCGGCATTTGAAAAACTTTCCGGGGCTTGGCGAATACGCTCTCTTAAGCTTTCAACATCTTCATCATCCGCACCGCCTGAACTGACGGCAATATTTTCAACAGTGCTGATATATGAAAGCGGTGTAATTAAATTATTAATTGATTTTAGAGTGTAATTATTAGCTGCAATTCCTGATGTTTGGCAAGTTGCCTCAACATCAATGTGCAATTCACCTGCCTTTAAAACTACCGCAGAGGTTGTTTCAAAAACAAAGAGTTCATCTTTTGTGCCGACTTCTGTTCCAATCGGAATTGTAAAATCAAATTCGAGAGCTTCATCAACAGAAAACCTCAAGGTTGTTGTTGCACAATCGGCTAGAAGTTTTTTAACTCCCAAAGGTTCTCCGATGTGTTCTAAAATATCAATCGGGGCATAACTAAGCAGGTTTTCTTTTGCAATCTCCTGTATTTTTATTCTCAAAAGATTTTCACGGTATGCACAACTGTCAATCATCAAGCGTTCAATCTGTGCAGGTTGCAAAACTTTGCCTGATTTAGATTCGTACAAATCAATCCATTCTTGAGTGATTTTATCAGCATCACGTTCGATAAAATTCGGTTCAGGAAGTTGTGTCATAGACTCACCTCCGCTGTTGAAGAAGTTGAAGAATCTTGTTTTAAGCTCCATTGAACTTTTATATTCAATTGCGTTGCATTAATTGCGATACTTACAGAATCAACATCAACCCTTGTTTCCCAAAGATTTATCGCATCTATAACTTCTCTTGTAATATTTGGTTTTGCTACATTTACAGGGGAATCAACGTATTTTAAAATATCCGAACCGAAAGTC is from Candidatus Gastranaerophilales bacterium and encodes:
- a CDS encoding phage tail protein I, whose product is MSNLTPINDLNLKIIDLIADERFSNIDLTCLLVTIIDNVPSDALPHLAEQYHVTGNEGWLQARNDDEKRDLIKRAIEVHRHKGTKYALTRIFDMFGIEGKIQEWFETGGDPFTFSVDLNFVSKGLDYDLIAKLEDLINEYKNVRSHLSSVSISMSSKVKACKGKFAAITGETVAIMPKPFDLFWDSYSWDERNWGKNSKTNLNLPTMFFDTSKFDESVWAFG
- a CDS encoding GPW/gp25 family protein, with translation MTTLSEIKYVDWQYKLNEIGSVAEGIEDINQCIAIILSTQKGSVPHRPTFGSDILKYVDSPVNVAKPNITREVIDAINLWETRVDVDSVSIAINATQLNIKVQWSLKQDSSTSSTAEVSL
- a CDS encoding phage tail protein, whose protein sequence is MEFYTLLTKIGVNKIIDAQVNSIPLVLGTFAVGDGGDGYYEPNENQTQLVNETYRNNISRIYADTNYSNRLVIECAIPSNSGGYYIREVGIFDNDRNLFAIASIPESYKPIEDEGSTRDFYIKIIVEIENLENTNLVIDSSVAVVSLDYLENSHNKDVNAHHRLIDADKVDGYHAGNEKEQVAVSNKTKCEDLNADLVDGHHAGNESNNVLVLDEKGIVPEENLKPYASKGHTHNISDIVTSEAIHGFHNMHIESGLNEGTTSYVYPPDGYKMTDLLAFIPSIRTIYFSGDVDGNDSLYCYWGTDATKITITCYNSEQRYTPTVNWLAIWRKNRPEENA
- a CDS encoding baseplate J/gp47 family protein; this translates as MTQLPEPNFIERDADKITQEWIDLYESKSGKVLQPAQIERLMIDSCAYRENLLRIKIQEIAKENLLSYAPIDILEHIGEPLGVKKLLADCATTTLRFSVDEALEFDFTIPIGTEVGTKDELFVFETTSAVVLKAGELHIDVEATCQTSGIAANNYTLKSINNLITPLSYISTVENIAVSSGGADDEDVESLRERIRQAPESFSNAGSKGAYRFHTLSAHQSITDVSVLSPSPGVVEVYPLSKTGNPSAEILTIVQNYLSDDKIRPLTDNVIVKSPEKIEFELNANIFLFAYADETSVITTIKAKITEYKAALAEKLGKDVIRTQIISILNSVYGVFKVDLTTPVDIEILDYQWADLINFNITIGGFANE
- a CDS encoding discoidin domain-containing protein; translation: MTLINKLTEFKAGEKAKAAEVNENFETLRLSNNDQENKITNLQSEIQTKMDAGGGTLGGALKLNSFSEISSVNGILTLTSETNYFKVLGAETITQIAGWTSGIAIVEFLESRTIRNSETLALQNNADRLVLKGDVSLYVFEENKVKEIGYFGAKEVRTNSFKPQTILNCPKNSSGRADFLRKIELSTNIVPAMTSAVHEQCVITASSYYDASYLPWKCYRGYNSDVYGWITTNGIATGWTKIEFKTSTPKIIAFSISARNSADANLYSPYNFILEGSNDDVNWQLLGDYTGIGAWGQGEKRIFALNYSANFKFYRLSVTAISGAGSYLSIGALEYYTATNEYMPMVAKLDLSADNPLLLNNAKGMSASGKVNELVAITESYMLENLLNNSMMYLAMQKQENNKFQPVITTARPVYTNKLQKHSDVNSVPTMTSDITTAEFRKGYISTASSTYNASYIPACAFNHNLATKWMASVVGGNQWLQIEFPNSRIAARFGITASADTPTGCIYNGYIKGFDGEKWIVIAEIPAQVAWGANEVRYFDATNFTPCSKYKLEIVNIMNGATYAQIAQLEVFELAYCYVIPENTFYKYNPATGKYEAKEVNFIGRIKTQHNFVSDVNSYAQEGVYISDETNIWASSTFAFSHNLGFDYKNMRISTWIKDKTNGFIMPWEIDSILDYSHEWNNNGFYYDDCLFYVRTGTGLMQYKDYGGTNRSITSNCSLVIQLERNF